One genomic region from Arthrobacter sp. YN encodes:
- a CDS encoding polysaccharide deacetylase family protein → MTFQWVFLAELKGEKGDLGTWLQGLLPDNTDLNNVTLTTHTGLWYIANTASVLTMTNLPPGVVTGPGTLVVERGPASYGYTTQTYTVMGTGPQRWWRQMLTGSTWSAWKRLDNGATVLADGTDLNTLTGYNGAGQYYIPNEATAATLVNKPAGAANRASYLVVRSGNASGSSYTEQVYTVLQTTPSRWWRTLISAGVWSEWERIDGAGYFVLDSGHYGTPNAYLIDEFNARHPMVSTGNKGVVTIRLDHGLTVIKTTIMPMLNSGGRNWKCLIAMNSRNWAKAENSGASMADATAWIDAGHEFANHTADGNATGTHKDLDTKAAIWDGIVVGKQELEAQLGRPVEHFIMPGTTNGMGGLSTGASISAFSSTYAGSLIMAFHAVFSGSIPNTRFRALDGRIKQGAQHYTIEDQTVTAIKGQIDIAASTKTALQLMLHPRNLDQPGYLTTANLTEIFAYLDTKIAAGQLVVLGASDTHRATLEPVGAALVR, encoded by the coding sequence ATGACATTCCAATGGGTATTTCTTGCGGAGCTGAAGGGCGAGAAGGGTGATCTGGGGACGTGGCTGCAAGGCCTGCTTCCGGACAACACGGACCTGAATAACGTCACGCTGACGACGCACACCGGGCTTTGGTACATCGCGAACACGGCGTCTGTGCTAACGATGACGAACCTGCCCCCGGGCGTGGTCACGGGCCCGGGCACTCTGGTTGTTGAGCGCGGCCCTGCCAGCTACGGGTACACCACCCAGACATACACCGTTATGGGTACTGGTCCGCAGCGGTGGTGGCGGCAGATGCTCACCGGTTCCACGTGGTCTGCGTGGAAGCGCCTGGATAACGGGGCGACGGTCTTGGCGGACGGCACGGACCTGAACACCCTCACTGGGTACAACGGCGCCGGGCAGTACTACATCCCGAACGAGGCGACCGCAGCCACGCTGGTGAACAAACCAGCCGGTGCCGCGAACCGGGCCTCCTATCTTGTGGTCAGGTCCGGAAACGCTTCGGGGTCCTCGTACACGGAACAGGTGTACACGGTCCTGCAGACCACTCCGTCCCGGTGGTGGAGGACGCTCATCTCCGCCGGCGTCTGGTCCGAGTGGGAACGCATCGACGGGGCCGGGTACTTTGTCCTGGACTCCGGGCATTACGGCACCCCGAACGCGTACCTGATTGACGAGTTCAACGCCCGCCACCCCATGGTCTCCACCGGCAACAAGGGCGTCGTAACTATCCGACTTGATCATGGGCTGACCGTCATCAAGACAACGATCATGCCCATGCTGAACTCAGGCGGCCGCAACTGGAAATGCCTGATCGCGATGAACTCCCGCAACTGGGCTAAGGCGGAGAACTCCGGCGCGTCGATGGCGGACGCTACGGCGTGGATTGATGCGGGCCACGAGTTCGCGAACCACACCGCGGACGGGAACGCCACCGGCACCCACAAGGATCTCGACACCAAGGCCGCGATCTGGGACGGGATCGTGGTGGGAAAGCAGGAGCTCGAAGCGCAGCTCGGCCGGCCTGTGGAGCACTTCATCATGCCCGGCACAACCAACGGCATGGGTGGCCTTTCAACCGGGGCCAGCATAAGCGCTTTCTCCAGCACCTACGCGGGCTCGCTGATCATGGCCTTCCACGCTGTGTTCTCAGGGTCCATCCCGAACACACGATTCCGGGCACTGGATGGCCGAATCAAGCAGGGCGCACAGCACTACACCATCGAGGACCAGACGGTCACGGCCATCAAGGGTCAGATCGACATTGCCGCGTCCACGAAGACGGCGTTGCAGCTCATGCTCCACCCGCGCAACCTCGATCAGCCCGGGTACCTCACGACGGCGAACCTCACTGAGATTTTCGCGTACCTCGACACCAAAATTGCGGCCGGCCAGCTTGTCGTGCTGGGCGCGAGCGACACCCACCGGGCAACTCTGGAGCCTGTCGGGGCAGCCCTAGTGCGCTAA
- a CDS encoding polysaccharide deacetylase family protein — protein MAVAGIPGLIRWVPNMAYKAGERVAAPNGDIVTAKVDFTAGASYNAADWNASTQDARLGAVEGSTVQALPRWKANTVYTAGQLVVSPAGDIVSAKVTFTSAAAYDAANWNLVNSALKKAGVLADGTDINTLRAPGIYTVASSASAATMVNLPFAVPCEIWVSKNDAATLTTQRTVGIPLSNGNFELWTRTTRSASTWDTSWRSDRQFQGILADGTNLNTLRVPGTYIISTATSAATMTGMPTISGTAVNNTAVLEVTTATNSSAGQQRIEIYESDGVYKKFSRITRSASSWPTWQNDTPTPAAPVVTDLLPNAGTRHAMIQQLAYARRGALGVLDKAVVSIRMDHWLNDTFAKVLPLLDKYDLCASICLNVDNMADPQNNLITWPQVTDMALHKGVEIWNHGSDHIDHTTPETIVDAIVGGQSRLQAAVGPKLVVDGWMSNGSSYYDNFNFGRGYSAWLNTLAAKAIQNSHAFADGKNTGFLQPLDGRIKMGGSHYSAEAGGSVPTIARIEEAKKHKRGITIYFHPGSIDTAGGFVLSDLEALFAYLAVERDAGRIEVLTVSGMGVADATHSRREDLLTNRQFADSAASWTVGSGWTFRTEGGKTLASGSGTAGSLHQNVSLATNFGWAMGGMCELVVPVKATGGVEASIRLQVHDTTDDTQLKREKVFTLPADGSTKWCRIFVTMPAELKGDGTGFVTTSVRATFAGVSGGTFDLMDEPHLRPV, from the coding sequence GTGGCTGTTGCAGGAATTCCGGGCCTCATCCGGTGGGTGCCCAATATGGCTTACAAGGCCGGGGAGCGTGTGGCCGCCCCAAACGGCGACATCGTAACGGCCAAAGTGGACTTCACGGCAGGCGCAAGCTACAACGCTGCTGACTGGAACGCTTCCACCCAGGACGCCCGCCTTGGCGCCGTTGAGGGCAGCACAGTGCAAGCTCTCCCCCGTTGGAAGGCCAACACTGTCTACACTGCCGGTCAACTGGTGGTTTCGCCGGCCGGTGACATCGTTTCCGCTAAGGTCACGTTCACTTCCGCTGCAGCTTATGACGCGGCGAACTGGAACCTGGTCAACAGTGCCCTCAAAAAGGCCGGTGTGCTGGCAGATGGTACGGACATCAACACTCTCCGGGCCCCGGGCATCTACACGGTGGCGTCCTCCGCTTCCGCGGCCACGATGGTGAACCTCCCGTTTGCTGTACCGTGTGAGATTTGGGTGAGCAAGAACGACGCGGCCACCCTGACTACGCAGCGCACTGTGGGTATCCCGCTGTCCAACGGCAACTTTGAGCTGTGGACCCGCACCACCCGTTCCGCTTCGACGTGGGACACCTCGTGGCGGTCAGACCGCCAGTTCCAAGGCATCCTCGCTGACGGCACAAACCTGAACACTCTCCGGGTACCGGGGACGTACATCATCTCCACCGCGACGTCCGCGGCGACGATGACGGGCATGCCGACGATCAGCGGCACAGCGGTCAACAACACCGCCGTACTGGAAGTCACCACCGCCACCAACTCCAGCGCAGGCCAACAGCGGATTGAGATCTACGAATCCGATGGGGTCTACAAGAAGTTCAGCCGCATCACCCGGTCCGCGTCCTCGTGGCCCACCTGGCAGAACGACACCCCCACGCCGGCGGCTCCGGTAGTTACGGACCTGCTGCCTAATGCTGGCACGCGTCATGCCATGATCCAGCAGTTGGCCTACGCCCGCCGCGGGGCACTCGGTGTGCTTGATAAGGCAGTGGTTTCCATCAGGATGGACCACTGGCTGAATGACACATTCGCCAAGGTCCTTCCGCTGCTGGATAAGTACGACCTCTGCGCGAGCATCTGCCTCAACGTGGACAACATGGCCGACCCCCAGAACAACCTGATCACGTGGCCCCAGGTCACGGACATGGCGCTGCACAAGGGCGTTGAGATCTGGAACCACGGGTCAGACCACATCGACCACACCACACCGGAGACGATCGTTGACGCCATCGTGGGAGGCCAGTCCCGCCTACAGGCGGCTGTCGGTCCGAAGCTGGTTGTGGATGGCTGGATGTCCAACGGCTCGTCCTACTATGACAACTTCAACTTCGGGCGTGGATACAGCGCATGGTTGAACACCCTTGCCGCTAAGGCGATACAGAACAGCCACGCCTTCGCAGACGGCAAGAACACTGGCTTCCTCCAACCCCTTGATGGCCGTATCAAAATGGGGGGCTCGCACTACAGCGCAGAGGCTGGCGGTTCAGTCCCGACCATCGCCCGCATCGAAGAAGCCAAGAAGCACAAGCGCGGGATCACGATCTACTTCCATCCCGGCTCTATCGACACCGCTGGCGGGTTCGTCCTGTCGGACCTGGAGGCGCTATTCGCTTACCTTGCGGTGGAGCGCGACGCGGGACGGATCGAGGTGCTTACCGTTTCTGGAATGGGTGTTGCGGACGCTACCCATTCCCGTCGTGAGGACCTGCTGACAAACCGTCAGTTCGCTGACAGCGCGGCTAGCTGGACCGTAGGTTCTGGCTGGACGTTCCGCACTGAGGGCGGCAAGACCCTCGCGTCCGGTTCTGGGACTGCTGGATCTCTGCACCAAAACGTCAGCCTCGCGACCAACTTTGGTTGGGCTATGGGCGGAATGTGTGAGCTGGTTGTGCCTGTGAAGGCAACAGGCGGCGTTGAAGCCTCTATCCGATTGCAGGTGCACGACACCACTGATGACACCCAACTGAAGCGAGAGAAGGTTTTCACGCTTCCGGCCGATGGTTCAACCAAGTGGTGCCGGATCTTTGTCACGATGCCCGCCGAACTCAAAGGAGACGGTACCGGCTTTGTCACAACGTCGGTCCGGGCGACCTTCGCGGGTGTTTCTGGCGGGACGTTTGACCTAATGGACGAGCCGCATTTGCGGCCGGTTTAG
- a CDS encoding DUF7620 family protein, with the protein MKWFKRAQPKAPNLTSPDPEPLARDLAEAAQMHVMAERQAHTASVAANDLRQVNLRNGFAPAIEASIIRKLGGAT; encoded by the coding sequence GTGAAGTGGTTCAAACGAGCGCAGCCAAAAGCACCGAACCTGACCAGCCCGGATCCCGAACCGCTGGCGAGGGACCTTGCAGAGGCGGCACAGATGCACGTCATGGCCGAACGGCAAGCACACACCGCCTCCGTCGCCGCCAACGACCTCCGCCAAGTCAACCTCCGAAACGGTTTCGCGCCGGCCATAGAAGCATCCATCATCCGAAAGTTAGGAGGCGCCACGTGA
- a CDS encoding putative phage holin: MKKKCILKGVIFTTIGLSILAVYWLLGLPGLYIGYVAGSFWVALPIIYWITAPDWWKTRTGRALMMLLASLASLFILIITSGLFGATPLREVFRLVIYSAVLVAAVRLAVLFFQLRLDADWTNDKDKR, translated from the coding sequence GTGAAGAAGAAATGCATCTTGAAGGGTGTCATCTTCACCACCATTGGCCTCTCCATCCTCGCAGTCTATTGGCTGCTTGGCCTGCCAGGGCTGTACATCGGCTACGTGGCCGGTTCGTTCTGGGTAGCCCTGCCGATCATCTACTGGATCACGGCCCCGGACTGGTGGAAGACGCGGACCGGCCGGGCACTCATGATGCTGCTGGCGTCGTTGGCGTCCCTGTTCATCCTGATCATCACCAGCGGACTCTTCGGCGCTACACCACTGCGGGAGGTCTTCCGCCTCGTGATCTACAGCGCAGTTCTGGTGGCCGCCGTCCGGCTGGCCGTCCTCTTCTTCCAGCTCCGCCTGGACGCCGACTGGACAAACGATAAGGACAAGCGATGA
- a CDS encoding DUF6221 family protein: MSDLEDSTKPIVEFLLARIAEDDAAAQAAADSPSRAGPYWGNTFREVFGLRLAPVGTTVASSYADHIARNNPARVLAECAAKRRVIELTDDVAWLDSALTSEMGGKDEGSADSILYALAAVYSDHPDYRKEWA, translated from the coding sequence ATGAGCGACTTGGAAGACTCAACCAAGCCAATAGTGGAGTTCTTGCTTGCCCGCATAGCCGAAGACGATGCCGCTGCCCAAGCCGCAGCAGATTCACCCTCACGCGCCGGCCCCTACTGGGGCAATACATTCCGGGAAGTGTTCGGCCTGCGCCTCGCTCCAGTGGGCACCACAGTCGCGTCCTCCTACGCCGATCACATCGCCCGCAATAACCCGGCCCGCGTCCTTGCCGAGTGCGCCGCAAAGCGACGTGTCATCGAGCTGACGGACGACGTTGCGTGGCTGGATAGCGCACTAACGTCTGAGATGGGCGGCAAGGACGAAGGCAGCGCGGACAGCATCCTCTATGCCCTCGCCGCCGTCTACTCTGATCATCCTGATTATCGGAAGGAGTGGGCGTAG
- a CDS encoding DUF6221 family protein, translating into MTNTNEQIQAAHEDMERAVAWGRTERDYEDLRRFVERRIEDDEQALQGGLVGNPFRSMAECEAKRSLFDACDTYPTDEGERTLKILARIYRFHPNYESAWAK; encoded by the coding sequence ATGACGAACACCAACGAGCAAATCCAGGCCGCCCATGAGGACATGGAGAGGGCAGTTGCTTGGGGCCGAACCGAACGGGACTACGAGGACCTGCGCCGATTCGTTGAGCGCCGCATAGAAGACGACGAGCAAGCACTCCAAGGCGGACTCGTTGGTAACCCCTTCAGATCCATGGCCGAGTGTGAGGCCAAACGCTCGCTCTTCGATGCGTGCGACACCTACCCAACCGATGAGGGAGAGCGGACCCTGAAGATCCTCGCCCGCATCTACCGCTTCCACCCCAACTATGAGAGCGCCTGGGCGAAATGA
- a CDS encoding NAD-dependent protein deacetylase has protein sequence MSTGRPGVGMTGFASMAPAPAAQLDPEEIFSVRQVVEAMGGKRLAVLTGAGLSTDSGIPDYRGPGSAPRNPMTFQEFIGSEANRRRYWARNHLGWSHLRHADPNAGHAAVALMERRGLLSGLITQNVDRLHEEAGSVNVVDLHGRFDQVVCLENGHTFSRRLIAAILEEINPGFLNAALESGLVEMAPDADATVEDPELITSFVMAVCPRCGGTLKPDFVYFGENVPKDRVERAYAMVDQAEALLVAGSSLTVQSGLRFVRHAAKAEKPVVIINRGATRGDSYATLKLELGVSGALDYLARNLPDIPSANPPIGVSPD, from the coding sequence ATGAGCACCGGCCGGCCCGGCGTGGGCATGACTGGTTTTGCCAGCATGGCTCCTGCGCCGGCGGCGCAGCTTGATCCCGAGGAGATTTTTTCCGTCAGGCAGGTTGTAGAGGCCATGGGTGGAAAGCGTCTGGCTGTGCTGACGGGCGCCGGACTGAGCACCGATTCCGGTATTCCGGATTATCGAGGACCAGGTTCTGCACCCCGGAACCCCATGACCTTCCAGGAGTTCATCGGCAGCGAGGCCAACCGCAGGCGCTATTGGGCCCGGAACCACCTTGGGTGGTCCCACTTGAGGCATGCCGACCCCAACGCCGGACACGCAGCGGTGGCGCTGATGGAGCGCAGGGGCCTCCTGTCCGGCCTCATCACCCAGAACGTGGACAGGCTCCACGAGGAAGCCGGCAGCGTCAACGTGGTGGATTTGCACGGGCGCTTTGACCAGGTGGTCTGCCTGGAGAACGGCCATACTTTCAGCAGACGGCTCATTGCAGCGATCCTTGAGGAGATTAATCCGGGATTCCTTAATGCAGCCCTTGAATCCGGGCTGGTGGAAATGGCTCCGGATGCTGATGCAACGGTTGAGGATCCGGAGCTCATCACCTCGTTCGTCATGGCGGTTTGTCCCAGGTGCGGAGGGACACTTAAGCCCGACTTCGTCTATTTCGGCGAGAACGTTCCCAAGGACCGCGTCGAGCGCGCCTACGCCATGGTTGATCAAGCGGAGGCACTCCTTGTAGCAGGCTCGTCCCTGACGGTGCAGAGCGGGCTGCGCTTCGTGCGCCACGCTGCCAAGGCCGAAAAGCCGGTAGTCATTATCAATCGGGGAGCTACCCGGGGTGACAGCTATGCGACCCTGAAACTCGAGCTCGGCGTCAGCGGCGCCTTGGATTATTTGGCACGGAACCTGCCGGATATTCCCAGCGCGAATCCGCCGATTGGTGTTTCTCCCGATTGA
- a CDS encoding peroxiredoxin: MTDVRLAPAPAVVPQPGQAAPDFELVNQFGEPVRLSDYRGRNVVVVFYPFAFSGICTGELCEIRDNIAAFEDSNAVVLAVSVDSKFTLRAYAQQESYGFDLLADFWPHGAVARSYGVFDDVSGMALRGTFIIDAAGIIRYVVVNPRGQARDLAEYRLALMALGQQRA, from the coding sequence GTGACCGATGTCCGACTGGCGCCGGCTCCTGCGGTCGTTCCGCAGCCGGGCCAAGCTGCGCCGGACTTTGAGCTCGTAAACCAGTTTGGCGAGCCTGTCCGCCTGTCGGATTACCGGGGCCGCAATGTAGTTGTTGTGTTTTACCCCTTCGCGTTCTCCGGGATCTGCACCGGTGAACTTTGTGAGATTCGCGACAATATTGCGGCGTTCGAGGACTCGAACGCCGTGGTGCTTGCGGTCTCCGTGGACAGTAAATTCACTCTGCGCGCTTACGCCCAACAGGAAAGCTATGGCTTTGATCTGCTGGCCGATTTCTGGCCTCACGGTGCGGTAGCCAGGTCGTACGGGGTTTTCGACGACGTCAGCGGTATGGCTTTGCGGGGAACGTTCATCATCGACGCCGCGGGGATCATCCGGTACGTCGTAGTCAATCCACGTGGACAAGCGAGGGACTTGGCTGAATACCGTCTCGCGCTCATGGCGCTGGGTCAGCAGCGAGCATGA
- a CDS encoding DUF3052 domain-containing protein — protein MSEADAATSVNVAERMGFKDGDLIQERGYDDDVDFDLRDDVEDVTGSELLDEDDHDVVDAVVFWWRDGDGDLVDALMDSLTTLKEGGVVWVLTPKSGRDNYVSPADIQDAAPTSGLHLTTSAGVSKDWSATRLVPKKNK, from the coding sequence GTGAGCGAGGCCGACGCCGCCACATCGGTAAATGTGGCGGAACGAATGGGTTTCAAAGATGGGGATCTGATTCAGGAGCGCGGCTACGACGACGACGTCGACTTCGACTTGCGTGATGACGTTGAAGATGTGACGGGCTCTGAGCTGTTGGATGAAGACGACCACGACGTAGTAGATGCCGTTGTCTTTTGGTGGCGGGATGGCGACGGTGATCTTGTTGATGCCCTCATGGATTCGCTCACCACGCTGAAGGAAGGTGGAGTTGTCTGGGTACTGACCCCTAAGTCCGGCCGTGACAACTACGTTTCTCCGGCTGATATCCAGGATGCGGCCCCCACATCCGGGTTGCACCTCACCACCTCTGCCGGGGTGTCGAAAGACTGGAGCGCCACCCGACTGGTGCCAAAGAAGAACAAGTGA
- the aceE gene encoding pyruvate dehydrogenase (acetyl-transferring), homodimeric type, with the protein MHAPKGRLDVAAGEETSHILSGLTAQLPDRDPEETAEWIESLDALIAEQGTERAQYIMRSLLQRAGARSVGVPMVTTTDYVNTIPVDQEAEFPGNEEFERRYRAYMRWNAAVMVHRAQRADIGVGGHISTYAGAATLYEVGFNHFFRGKDHPSGGDQVFFQGHASPGMYARAFMEGRLTEEDLDGFRQEKSKAGHALSSYPHPRLMPDFWEFPTVSMGIGPMNAIYQAQSNRYLQNRGIKDTSDQQVWAFLGDGEMDEPESRGLLQLAANENLDNLNFVINCNLQRLDGPVRGNGKIMQELEAFFRGAGWNVIKVVWGREWDSLLEADQDGALVKIMNETPDGDYQTYKAESGGFVREHFFGKSPQTKDMVADLDDEQIWGLKRGGHDYRKVYAAYKAATEFKGKPTVILAKTVKGYGLGPHFEGRNATHQMKKLTMEDLKAFRDHLRIPISDDQLDADLYRPPYYHPGMDAPEIKYLMERRAELGGFVPERRRKHTDVTLPEAKSYDVAKRGSGKQQAATTMAFVRLLKDLMRDKNFGARFVPVVPDESRTFGMDAFFPTAKIYNPKGQNYLSVDRDLVLAYKESPAGQLIHPGINEAGAVAAFTAAGTAYATHGEPLVPIYVFYSMFGFQRTGDSFWAAADQMTRGFIIGATAGRTTLTGEGLQHADGHSPILASTNPAVKTYDPAYGYEIGHIIRHGLEEMYGPDADSGADAQGSGTASDKNVMYYLTVYNEPITQPAEPENLDVNGLLKGIYRLAEAPTADGTNTANRPTAAILASGVSVPWALEAQRILAEDWNVAAEIYSVTSWNELRRDGLAAEEHAFLNPGQPARTPFITEQLAGHTGPVIAVTDYMKAVPDQIRQFIPNDFASLGADGFGFSDTRQAARRYFKNDTHSIVAKTLQLLAAKGEVEEGALEKAIEKYRLLDVNAGTTGGAGGDA; encoded by the coding sequence ATGCATGCGCCTAAAGGAAGGTTGGACGTGGCTGCAGGAGAAGAGACCTCACACATCCTCAGCGGGTTGACTGCCCAGCTGCCTGATCGTGATCCGGAAGAGACCGCTGAGTGGATTGAGTCCCTTGATGCGTTGATCGCGGAGCAGGGTACCGAGCGTGCCCAGTACATTATGCGGAGTTTGTTGCAGCGTGCCGGCGCGAGGTCGGTGGGTGTGCCGATGGTGACGACCACTGATTATGTGAACACGATCCCGGTGGACCAGGAAGCAGAGTTTCCGGGGAACGAGGAGTTCGAGCGCCGGTACCGTGCGTACATGCGCTGGAACGCCGCGGTCATGGTCCACCGTGCGCAGCGGGCCGATATCGGGGTCGGCGGGCATATTTCCACCTACGCCGGGGCCGCGACCCTGTACGAGGTGGGGTTCAACCACTTCTTCCGCGGCAAGGACCACCCCTCCGGCGGGGACCAGGTGTTCTTCCAGGGCCACGCGTCCCCGGGCATGTACGCCCGGGCGTTCATGGAAGGGCGTTTGACGGAGGAGGACTTGGACGGGTTCCGTCAGGAAAAGTCCAAGGCCGGCCATGCCCTGTCTTCCTACCCGCACCCGCGCCTGATGCCGGATTTCTGGGAGTTCCCGACCGTGTCGATGGGTATCGGCCCGATGAACGCGATCTACCAGGCCCAGTCCAACCGGTACCTGCAGAACCGTGGCATCAAAGACACCAGTGACCAGCAGGTCTGGGCGTTCCTCGGCGATGGGGAAATGGACGAGCCCGAGTCCCGTGGCCTGCTCCAGCTCGCCGCGAACGAGAACCTGGACAACCTGAACTTCGTGATCAACTGCAACCTCCAGCGCCTGGACGGACCGGTCCGCGGCAACGGCAAAATCATGCAGGAACTCGAAGCGTTCTTCCGCGGTGCGGGCTGGAACGTCATCAAGGTCGTCTGGGGCCGGGAATGGGATTCCCTCCTGGAAGCAGACCAGGACGGGGCGTTGGTGAAAATCATGAACGAAACCCCCGATGGTGACTACCAAACCTACAAAGCCGAGTCCGGCGGGTTCGTGAGGGAACACTTCTTCGGCAAGTCCCCGCAGACCAAGGACATGGTCGCGGACCTGGACGACGAACAGATCTGGGGCCTCAAACGCGGCGGCCACGACTACCGCAAGGTCTACGCCGCGTACAAGGCAGCGACCGAGTTCAAGGGCAAACCCACCGTGATCCTGGCCAAAACGGTCAAGGGCTACGGACTGGGCCCGCACTTCGAAGGCCGCAACGCGACCCACCAGATGAAGAAACTGACCATGGAAGACCTCAAAGCCTTCCGTGACCACCTCCGCATCCCCATCAGCGATGACCAACTCGACGCTGACCTCTACCGGCCCCCGTACTACCACCCCGGCATGGACGCCCCGGAAATCAAATACCTCATGGAACGCCGGGCCGAACTCGGCGGGTTCGTCCCCGAACGCCGCCGCAAACACACCGACGTCACCCTGCCAGAGGCGAAGTCCTACGACGTCGCCAAACGCGGCTCCGGGAAACAACAAGCCGCCACCACCATGGCCTTCGTCCGGCTCCTGAAAGACCTGATGCGGGACAAGAACTTCGGCGCCCGGTTCGTGCCCGTCGTCCCCGACGAATCCCGCACCTTCGGAATGGACGCGTTCTTCCCGACCGCGAAAATCTACAACCCCAAAGGCCAGAACTACCTCTCCGTGGACCGCGACCTCGTCCTGGCCTACAAAGAATCCCCCGCCGGACAACTGATCCACCCCGGCATCAACGAAGCCGGCGCCGTCGCAGCCTTCACCGCCGCCGGCACCGCCTACGCCACCCACGGCGAACCCCTGGTCCCGATCTACGTGTTCTACTCCATGTTCGGCTTCCAACGCACCGGGGACTCCTTCTGGGCCGCAGCAGACCAAATGACCCGCGGCTTCATCATCGGCGCCACCGCAGGACGGACCACCCTCACCGGCGAAGGACTCCAACACGCCGACGGACACTCCCCCATCCTGGCCTCCACCAACCCCGCCGTGAAAACCTACGACCCCGCCTACGGCTACGAAATCGGCCACATCATCCGCCACGGCCTCGAAGAAATGTACGGCCCCGACGCTGACAGCGGCGCTGACGCGCAAGGCAGCGGAACTGCATCCGATAAAAACGTGATGTACTACCTCACCGTCTACAACGAGCCCATCACCCAACCCGCGGAACCAGAGAACCTGGACGTCAACGGGCTCCTCAAAGGCATCTACCGCCTCGCCGAAGCACCCACCGCGGACGGCACCAACACAGCGAACCGGCCCACCGCGGCCATCCTCGCCTCCGGCGTGTCCGTGCCCTGGGCCCTCGAAGCCCAACGGATCCTCGCCGAAGACTGGAACGTCGCCGCCGAGATCTACTCCGTGACCTCCTGGAACGAACTCCGACGCGACGGACTCGCCGCCGAAGAACACGCCTTCCTCAACCCCGGCCAACCCGCCCGCACCCCGTTCATCACCGAACAACTCGCAGGCCACACCGGACCCGTCATCGCCGTGACCGACTACATGAAAGCCGTCCCCGACCAAATCCGCCAATTCATCCCCAACGACTTCGCCTCCCTCGGAGCAGACGGCTTCGGCTTCTCCGACACCCGCCAAGCCGCACGCCGCTACTTCAAAAACGACACCCACTCCATCGTCGCCAAAACCCTCCAACTCCTTGCCGCCAAGGGAGAAGTTGAAGAAGGTGCCTTGGAGAAGGCCATCGAGAAGTACCGACTCCTGGATGTGAACGCCGGCACCACCGGCGGCGCAGGCGGCGACGCCTAA